A region of Hydrogenimonas cancrithermarum DNA encodes the following proteins:
- the frr gene encoding ribosome recycling factor: MEELNEVYEYAKEHMEKSLDVLKKDFSTIRTGRVSTHIVDSIKVDYYGTPTPLNQVGSVIATDAQTITITPWEKNLLPEIEHAIQQANIGVNPNNDGETIKLFFPPMTVEQRQESAKQAKAMGEKAKIAIRNIRRDANDKVKKLAKEKTITEDEEKKGHDQVQKITDEYIKKVDELVKAKEAEVLKV; the protein is encoded by the coding sequence ATGGAAGAGCTCAACGAAGTATACGAGTATGCCAAGGAGCATATGGAAAAAAGCCTCGACGTCCTGAAAAAAGATTTCAGCACGATCCGCACCGGCCGTGTCTCGACACACATTGTCGACAGCATCAAGGTCGACTACTACGGTACGCCGACTCCACTCAACCAGGTGGGCAGCGTCATCGCCACCGATGCACAAACCATCACGATCACACCGTGGGAGAAAAACCTGCTTCCGGAGATCGAACACGCGATCCAGCAGGCCAATATCGGTGTCAACCCGAACAACGACGGCGAGACGATCAAGCTCTTTTTCCCGCCGATGACGGTCGAACAACGCCAGGAGAGCGCAAAGCAGGCCAAAGCGATGGGAGAGAAGGCCAAAATCGCCATTCGAAACATCCGCCGCGACGCCAACGACAAAGTGAAAAAACTGGCCAAAGAGAAGACGATCACAGAGGATGAAGAGAAAAAAGGGCATGACCAGGTCCAGAAGATCACCGACGAATACATCAAAAAGGTCGACGAACTGGTCAAAGCGAAAGAAGCCGAAGTCCTGAAGGTCTAA
- a CDS encoding polysaccharide deacetylase family protein codes for MRLFIGLWLIATSLWADAHIFVYHRFGDTRHPSTDTTIDVLKKQFDYFKAHGYEIVPLSRLVTALKAKRPIPDNWVVLTIDDSFKSFYVNGLPIFKAYGYPFTLFVYTKGTESHYGDFMTWEQINDAKKYGELGFHSHTHPHMVSQSDTFLEKDFETGLALMKLRTGERPKYFAYPYGEYDGRVKAIAESFGFDAICNQNVGAVSEASDPYDLDRIALTGDPDLKSKLGIKFLPAEWIEPKAWPKEGIVRDVRIKIDIPTNAKRAQLYLTGYGWRWVDLNDGEVNLTLDKPLKNRRSRLILKLDNDKISTKILVKP; via the coding sequence ATGCGCCTTTTCATCGGACTCTGGCTCATCGCGACGAGCCTCTGGGCCGATGCCCACATCTTCGTTTACCACCGTTTCGGCGACACCCGCCACCCCTCGACCGATACGACGATCGACGTACTTAAAAAACAGTTCGACTATTTCAAGGCACACGGTTACGAGATCGTTCCACTTTCACGACTCGTCACGGCGCTCAAAGCCAAACGGCCCATTCCCGACAACTGGGTTGTATTGACGATCGACGACAGTTTCAAAAGCTTCTACGTCAACGGCCTGCCGATTTTCAAAGCCTACGGCTACCCTTTTACCCTCTTTGTCTATACGAAAGGAACCGAATCGCACTACGGTGACTTCATGACGTGGGAGCAGATCAACGATGCCAAAAAGTACGGGGAACTCGGCTTTCACTCGCATACCCATCCCCACATGGTTTCCCAAAGCGACACCTTCCTCGAAAAAGATTTCGAGACCGGTCTCGCGTTGATGAAACTGCGAACCGGGGAACGTCCGAAATATTTCGCCTACCCGTACGGCGAGTATGACGGGCGTGTCAAAGCGATTGCCGAGAGTTTCGGTTTCGATGCCATCTGCAACCAGAATGTCGGCGCCGTATCGGAAGCCTCGGACCCATACGATCTCGACCGGATCGCGCTCACGGGCGATCCCGATCTGAAAAGCAAACTCGGCATAAAATTCCTGCCGGCAGAATGGATCGAACCCAAAGCGTGGCCCAAAGAGGGCATCGTCCGCGATGTCCGCATCAAAATCGACATTCCAACCAACGCCAAACGGGCTCAGCTGTACCTTACAGGCTACGGATGGCGATGGGTGGATTTGAATGACGGTGAAGTGAACCTCACGCTCGACAAACCGCTCAAAAACCGCCGAAGCCGTCTCATTTTAAAGCTTGATAACGATAAAATAAGCACAAAAATTTTGGTAAAGCCATAA
- the secG gene encoding preprotein translocase subunit SecG — protein sequence MITVLFALQIVLAVVLTILVLLQKSSSIGLGAYSGSNESVFGAKGPAGFLVKATFTIAFFFVLNTIALGYMYNKIYNQSVVDEITTESSVPTPPATPTVPAAPAAPMAPATK from the coding sequence ATGATTACCGTTTTATTTGCACTTCAAATCGTACTGGCCGTCGTATTGACCATTCTCGTTCTGCTTCAAAAGAGTTCATCGATCGGCCTGGGCGCCTACAGTGGCTCCAACGAGTCGGTATTCGGCGCGAAGGGCCCCGCCGGCTTTCTTGTCAAAGCGACCTTCACCATCGCCTTCTTTTTTGTCCTCAACACGATCGCACTGGGTTACATGTACAACAAAATCTACAACCAGTCGGTCGTCGACGAGATCACAACCGAAAGCAGTGTCCCGACACCACCGGCTACACCTACTGTGCCTGCCGCACCGGCAGCACCCATGGCGCCTGCCACCAAATAA
- a CDS encoding methyltransferase domain-containing protein → MAAHREFRRFARSYGRYNLIQTRVAEALAKKVPKPFSRIVDLGCGTGGFFRAYEHPFISYLAIDIVPEMTAIHPSGSGVETMVGDFNDPALFERLKSRDFDLLVSSSALQWSRDLDWTLAQIKDLGRPVALAIFTSGTFAALHETAGIASPIRSKDETIALLHKHFDVRIDILKYRLYFKDTLSILRYIKRSGVSGGTRRLGYRQTRQILQEYPLAYLQFEVVVAVGK, encoded by the coding sequence ATGGCTGCACATAGAGAGTTTCGTCGTTTTGCCCGCAGTTACGGCCGTTATAACCTTATACAGACCCGCGTGGCGGAAGCACTGGCCAAAAAGGTGCCGAAACCCTTCTCCCGCATTGTCGACCTCGGATGCGGGACGGGCGGCTTTTTCAGAGCCTATGAACATCCGTTCATAAGCTATCTGGCCATCGATATCGTTCCCGAAATGACGGCGATCCATCCCAGTGGGTCCGGGGTCGAGACGATGGTCGGAGATTTTAACGACCCGGCACTTTTCGAGAGGCTCAAAAGTAGAGATTTCGACCTGCTCGTCTCCTCTTCCGCTCTGCAGTGGAGCCGGGATCTCGACTGGACGCTCGCGCAGATCAAAGATCTCGGCCGTCCCGTCGCCCTTGCGATTTTCACTTCCGGTACCTTCGCCGCACTGCATGAAACGGCGGGTATCGCCTCTCCGATCCGCTCCAAAGATGAGACGATCGCACTCCTGCACAAACACTTCGATGTGCGGATCGATATTTTGAAATATAGACTCTATTTCAAGGATACACTCTCGATACTGCGTTATATCAAGCGAAGCGGCGTAAGCGGCGGAACGCGCAGGCTCGGTTACAGGCAGACCCGGCAGATTCTGCAGGAGTATCCGCTTGCCTATCTGCAGTTCGAAGTGGTTGTGGCGGTGGGAAAATAG
- a CDS encoding M20 family metallopeptidase: MAQRWKKNLKEAVCINSYTHNKRGVDATGGLFRNWLEEIGFETRVYPRELIGDHLHFVSPKSGGREKILLLGHLDTVFPPGTFEGFEEDERWVYGPGVCDMKGGNVVALEALRAIYAANGTIEDIDLLFVSDEETGSDDSKQLTGELARGYDKCFVFEAAGEHMEVVVGRKGIGTFEITIEGKAAHAGTSYAKGVDANLEAALKLQKLVELTDLEKGSTVNVGKIEGGIGANTISPHAKLLFELRYANHREKERVMRALDEIVSTDFVERTSSRLGGSIQRDVMEPNVWQKALIEAMERISGQRLPVESRGGVSDANIVASAGVVTIDGLGPYGDGDHTPKERALKTSFDERIDLMTKVLMHHQKYGEIV, translated from the coding sequence GTGGCACAACGATGGAAAAAAAATCTGAAAGAAGCGGTCTGCATCAACTCCTATACCCACAATAAGAGAGGGGTCGATGCGACAGGGGGGCTTTTTCGCAACTGGTTGGAAGAGATAGGCTTCGAAACGCGGGTCTATCCGCGTGAATTGATTGGCGACCATCTTCATTTCGTCTCTCCCAAAAGTGGCGGGAGAGAAAAAATTCTGCTGCTGGGACATCTCGATACCGTCTTCCCTCCCGGCACGTTCGAGGGCTTCGAAGAGGATGAGAGATGGGTTTATGGCCCGGGAGTTTGCGACATGAAAGGCGGTAACGTCGTCGCGCTCGAAGCGCTTCGGGCGATATATGCCGCCAATGGGACGATCGAAGATATCGATCTGCTTTTTGTGAGTGACGAAGAGACCGGAAGCGACGATTCGAAGCAGCTCACAGGCGAATTGGCCAGAGGTTACGACAAATGTTTCGTCTTCGAGGCGGCGGGAGAGCATATGGAAGTGGTGGTTGGCCGCAAAGGGATCGGAACGTTCGAAATCACGATCGAGGGCAAAGCGGCCCATGCCGGCACAAGTTACGCGAAAGGGGTCGATGCCAATCTCGAAGCGGCGCTGAAGCTGCAGAAGCTGGTTGAACTGACCGACCTCGAAAAGGGTTCGACCGTCAATGTCGGAAAGATCGAGGGTGGCATCGGAGCCAACACGATCAGCCCGCATGCCAAATTGCTTTTCGAACTTCGCTACGCCAACCATAGAGAGAAAGAGAGAGTGATGCGCGCTCTGGACGAAATCGTCTCGACCGACTTCGTCGAAAGGACTTCGTCGCGTCTTGGCGGGTCGATCCAGCGAGACGTGATGGAACCCAATGTGTGGCAAAAAGCGTTGATCGAGGCGATGGAGCGCATCTCAGGGCAGAGGCTTCCTGTCGAAAGCCGTGGTGGCGTGAGCGACGCCAACATCGTCGCATCCGCCGGTGTCGTGACGATCGATGGGCTGGGCCCCTACGGCGATGGGGACCATACCCCAAAAGAGCGGGCGTTGAAAACGAGTTTCGATGAGCGGATCGATTTGATGACGAAGGTGCTGATGCATCATCAAAAATATGGAGAGATAGTGTGA
- a CDS encoding ATP-grasp domain-containing protein: MRRIGIWMYQNGGGDLIEKKIVDRLKERGIEAVTGLNLRQAYVENGTTICNGTKMEELDLFFSYNAGEQTQYQMFLYEALDRVVPCINNFRSFALTEDKFQTAHLLRNNGVPTADFRLCHRDDSARLRQFMREWKQMVYKPTDGWGGVGLTKIDSQETLDMLMPFLNQMDLRFFYVEKFIDYDNTDYRVDIVDGEYIGCYGRKAGGSDWRTNVTSGGSVFLREPEDAVVELALKAAKVTGLEIAGVDIIYDRSKEEYIVLEVNGIPAFAIPEQEKIGLDFNDKKIDKIVDLIDRKTKK, translated from the coding sequence GTGAGACGAATCGGGATTTGGATGTATCAAAACGGTGGCGGAGATCTGATCGAGAAGAAGATCGTCGATCGGTTGAAAGAGCGCGGTATCGAGGCGGTGACGGGGCTCAACCTTCGCCAAGCCTATGTGGAAAACGGTACCACGATCTGCAACGGCACGAAAATGGAGGAGCTGGATCTGTTTTTCAGTTACAATGCGGGCGAACAGACGCAGTACCAGATGTTTCTTTACGAGGCGCTCGACCGGGTCGTTCCATGCATCAACAATTTCCGCTCGTTTGCGCTGACAGAAGACAAATTCCAAACGGCACATCTTCTTCGCAACAACGGCGTTCCGACGGCCGATTTCCGTCTCTGCCACCGTGACGACAGCGCGCGTCTGCGGCAATTCATGAGAGAGTGGAAACAGATGGTTTACAAACCGACCGACGGCTGGGGCGGCGTGGGGCTGACGAAGATCGATTCGCAGGAGACACTCGATATGCTGATGCCCTTTTTGAACCAGATGGATCTGCGGTTCTTCTATGTCGAAAAATTCATCGACTACGACAACACCGACTACAGGGTCGACATCGTCGATGGTGAATATATCGGTTGTTACGGCCGAAAAGCGGGCGGTAGCGACTGGCGCACCAATGTCACGAGCGGCGGCAGCGTGTTTTTGCGGGAACCGGAGGACGCCGTTGTCGAATTGGCGCTCAAGGCCGCGAAAGTGACGGGTCTGGAAATCGCAGGCGTCGACATCATCTATGACCGGTCCAAAGAGGAGTACATCGTCCTCGAAGTCAACGGCATTCCAGCGTTCGCGATACCGGAGCAGGAGAAAATCGGACTCGATTTCAATGACAAAAAGATCGACAAAATCGTCGATCTGATCGACAGAAAAACGAAAAAATAA
- a CDS encoding helix-hairpin-helix domain-containing protein, protein MAKNKKLPKLGLLYLDYVLRFFDRSNFKGWPDKIEQVVYHWGNDKDRFIEEVKKKKIDILIGNIPATAYETFREIAKALPHVRFVPSIETQFANKSKENVTLFCEKHNLSHPKTKIFYNRDEGYKYLETCDYPVIVKRSYGPSNYGGYYVHKVKSKEEAKKLFDEKKYMPMYIQECIPLRADIRVMLIGHKPACAFWRVAGEDMDLTNTSQGGYMTYDGVPMGALELAVEASKAAKAEYWACDIAEYDGKYYILECATAFAAFPYFRDWIGQYLMWDFSEGRFPKPHIPLYNWEELGKINPQLLRTMRHIGFSKYVPSTDGACYINDKDGEWDVELTEESLPEDLPDNSHLFETIENEEELPEVIKQEAKHGEAIHSDLDESEMSLESVTLTELMTLHGMEEEIAVEVIRYIHSHDIKSIDELFEVEGIDKQMLKVWAEELHSKTDVNRAGVKALGKIKSIGKKLAEKIVEYREKHGPFKSLEDMLEIKGLGKKKLAKIRDHIAIK, encoded by the coding sequence ATGGCTAAAAACAAGAAACTTCCGAAGCTCGGGCTTCTTTACCTGGATTACGTTTTGCGGTTCTTCGACCGCTCCAACTTCAAGGGGTGGCCCGACAAGATCGAGCAGGTGGTTTATCACTGGGGGAACGACAAAGATCGTTTCATCGAAGAGGTAAAAAAGAAGAAGATCGACATTCTCATAGGCAACATTCCCGCAACGGCGTACGAAACCTTCCGTGAAATCGCCAAAGCGCTTCCGCATGTACGTTTCGTTCCCTCGATCGAGACGCAGTTCGCGAACAAGTCCAAAGAGAATGTCACCCTCTTTTGCGAAAAGCACAATCTCTCGCATCCGAAGACGAAAATATTCTACAACCGAGACGAGGGGTACAAATACCTCGAAACGTGCGACTATCCGGTCATTGTCAAAAGAAGTTACGGCCCCTCCAATTACGGCGGCTACTATGTCCACAAAGTCAAGTCCAAAGAGGAGGCGAAGAAGCTTTTCGACGAGAAGAAGTATATGCCGATGTACATCCAGGAGTGCATTCCCCTGCGCGCCGACATCCGCGTCATGCTGATCGGCCACAAACCGGCATGTGCCTTCTGGCGTGTCGCGGGTGAAGATATGGATCTGACCAATACCTCGCAGGGTGGCTACATGACATACGACGGCGTGCCGATGGGTGCGCTGGAGCTGGCGGTCGAGGCCTCCAAAGCGGCCAAAGCCGAATACTGGGCATGCGACATCGCCGAATACGACGGCAAATACTACATTCTCGAATGTGCGACGGCGTTTGCGGCGTTTCCCTACTTTCGCGACTGGATCGGGCAGTATCTGATGTGGGACTTTTCCGAGGGGCGTTTCCCGAAACCGCACATTCCGCTCTACAACTGGGAAGAGCTCGGCAAGATCAATCCTCAGCTGTTGCGTACGATGCGTCACATCGGCTTCAGCAAATATGTCCCTTCGACCGATGGCGCTTGCTACATCAACGACAAAGATGGCGAGTGGGATGTCGAGCTGACGGAGGAGAGTCTCCCCGAAGATCTTCCTGACAACAGCCACCTTTTCGAAACCATCGAGAACGAAGAGGAGCTGCCGGAAGTGATCAAGCAGGAGGCGAAGCACGGTGAAGCGATCCACAGCGATCTGGACGAAAGTGAAATGTCGCTCGAAAGCGTCACGCTGACGGAGTTGATGACGCTGCACGGAATGGAGGAGGAGATCGCCGTCGAAGTGATCCGCTACATCCACAGCCACGATATCAAGAGTATCGACGAGCTCTTCGAAGTAGAAGGGATCGACAAGCAGATGTTGAAAGTGTGGGCCGAAGAGCTGCACAGCAAGACGGATGTCAACAGAGCGGGCGTCAAAGCGCTCGGAAAAATCAAGTCGATCGGCAAAAAGCTGGCCGAAAAGATTGTCGAGTATCGCGAAAAGCACGGCCCTTTCAAAAGTTTGGAAGATATGTTGGAAATAAAAGGTCTGGGTAAAAAGAAACTCGCTAAAATCCGCGACCACATCGCGATCAAGTAA
- a CDS encoding M14 family zinc carboxypeptidase: MKQLYHSYDDAVALFRNLAECRPDLFALEVIGQTWEKRDIIAVTISQNVENADTKPALLFTGTIHAREWIGLELAIGFAQHVDRNIAYDHAIQEALQNAAIYMVPCANPDGFEYSRNHFSFWRKNRRQNADGSYGVDLNRNFPVGFVKSNNPTSNIYGGPEPFSEPETRALRDFIESHPNVAIALDYHSQGNVFFPAHDFRHEDTIDTTDMNVLCANMAEEIRKISDREYGIHQGKPPAKLISGSGREFYYSKGIVASVVEVGTRNISDYLDDMIEHIREHIPALLAALKEAPNYAKEGAMPRPDNFRATFVGVDNVTLEWEPCPGTREDDEIYFEIYRSRREKSYCRPFNLMGLTQANRFADSNLQSDTPYFYHIRAVDKASGRKSPFAPVLAIRTHVGDDEFHRTYFPWPERTGYVAEKLKENASHFGVNSLFVGVNETKGVSYAVVTIPLRTIPKNAVIKRARLRLYPLNRVGVTVEKFGEWDVGIVDPESIGDITKFEDVEAMKIRSYVGRPTPSNHLTQGIWRSWEFSEAECRVLQEQIAVEAVTFRIEGPKTLNIGRTSQMMQWDIGYGKFGGGLAFRPHLEITYTLEPNRMELFPRQSFTVRADGIEEGKIVSGFDGGGKKIYATFDFELGSLPNWEFMQITRAYVVLNPVKVYAKENIRFHLEMIDADAERDYDAIKARRIIENIGYDVSVNELKNQEQVFVFDTYAIQEFGNRLRDKKSIAFLLRPSSAQKLVKNSAVEWHCAHPEFTPKLVIEYLHKRRRPVAPVSHLTYKIENGKIRLGWKNPDDKDFKGVFVIKNPFRKPISPYDGEKLYGGPDNWTYDDFGALDVKKYYALFTYDDVPNFSEPVILEYLPKNR; encoded by the coding sequence ATGAAACAACTCTACCACTCCTACGACGATGCGGTCGCGCTTTTCCGAAATCTGGCCGAGTGCCGACCCGATCTCTTCGCTCTCGAGGTGATCGGCCAGACGTGGGAAAAGCGTGACATCATCGCCGTCACGATCAGCCAAAACGTCGAAAATGCCGATACCAAACCCGCACTCCTTTTCACCGGGACGATCCATGCCCGAGAGTGGATCGGGCTGGAACTGGCGATCGGGTTCGCACAGCACGTGGACCGCAACATCGCCTACGACCATGCGATCCAGGAGGCGTTGCAAAACGCCGCCATCTATATGGTACCATGTGCCAACCCCGACGGATTCGAGTATTCGCGCAACCATTTCTCGTTCTGGCGGAAAAATCGCCGTCAGAATGCCGATGGCAGCTACGGCGTCGATCTCAACAGAAACTTTCCTGTCGGATTCGTCAAAAGCAACAACCCCACCTCCAACATCTACGGCGGGCCGGAACCTTTCAGCGAACCGGAAACCCGTGCATTGCGCGATTTTATAGAGAGCCATCCCAACGTCGCCATCGCACTCGACTACCATTCACAGGGCAACGTCTTTTTCCCCGCCCACGATTTTCGCCATGAAGATACGATCGATACGACCGACATGAACGTGCTCTGTGCCAATATGGCCGAAGAGATCCGAAAGATCAGCGACCGTGAATACGGTATCCATCAGGGGAAGCCGCCGGCGAAGCTGATCAGCGGCAGTGGGCGGGAGTTCTATTACTCCAAGGGGATCGTCGCATCGGTCGTCGAGGTGGGGACACGCAATATCTCCGACTACCTCGACGATATGATCGAGCATATACGAGAGCATATCCCCGCCCTCCTGGCGGCACTCAAAGAGGCACCAAACTACGCCAAAGAGGGGGCGATGCCGCGGCCGGATAACTTTCGGGCGACGTTCGTAGGCGTCGACAATGTCACACTCGAGTGGGAACCCTGCCCCGGCACGCGGGAGGATGATGAGATCTATTTCGAGATCTATCGAAGCCGGCGAGAAAAGTCCTATTGCCGCCCCTTCAATCTGATGGGTTTGACACAGGCGAATCGTTTCGCCGACAGTAATCTGCAAAGCGATACGCCCTACTTCTACCATATCCGTGCCGTCGACAAGGCAAGCGGCCGGAAATCGCCGTTCGCACCCGTGCTCGCGATCCGGACCCATGTCGGTGACGACGAGTTTCACCGCACCTATTTCCCTTGGCCGGAGAGGACGGGTTACGTCGCCGAAAAGCTCAAAGAGAACGCGTCGCATTTTGGTGTCAACTCACTCTTCGTGGGTGTCAACGAGACAAAGGGTGTCAGCTACGCCGTCGTGACGATCCCCCTCAGGACGATCCCGAAAAATGCAGTCATCAAGCGGGCGCGTCTACGCCTTTATCCCCTAAACCGCGTCGGTGTGACGGTCGAGAAGTTCGGTGAATGGGATGTCGGCATCGTCGATCCCGAAAGTATCGGAGACATCACCAAGTTCGAGGATGTCGAGGCGATGAAAATCCGCTCCTATGTCGGTCGGCCGACACCGTCGAACCATCTGACACAGGGGATCTGGCGAAGCTGGGAGTTCAGCGAAGCGGAGTGCCGGGTACTGCAGGAACAGATTGCCGTCGAAGCGGTCACCTTCCGCATCGAAGGTCCGAAAACACTCAATATCGGGCGTACGTCGCAGATGATGCAATGGGACATAGGATATGGAAAATTCGGGGGCGGCCTGGCGTTTCGGCCCCACCTGGAGATCACCTACACGCTCGAGCCCAATCGGATGGAGCTTTTCCCCAGGCAGAGTTTCACGGTACGGGCGGACGGGATCGAAGAGGGGAAAATCGTCAGCGGATTCGATGGTGGCGGCAAAAAGATCTACGCCACGTTCGATTTCGAACTGGGATCGCTTCCAAACTGGGAATTCATGCAGATCACCCGCGCCTATGTGGTTCTCAATCCGGTCAAAGTCTATGCCAAAGAGAACATTCGCTTCCATCTCGAGATGATCGATGCCGATGCCGAACGCGACTACGATGCGATCAAAGCGCGCCGCATTATCGAAAACATCGGCTACGACGTCAGTGTCAACGAGCTCAAGAACCAGGAACAGGTTTTCGTTTTCGACACCTACGCGATTCAGGAGTTCGGCAATCGTTTACGCGACAAGAAGAGCATCGCCTTTTTGTTGCGTCCGAGCAGTGCCCAGAAACTGGTGAAAAATTCGGCCGTCGAGTGGCATTGCGCCCATCCGGAGTTTACACCGAAGCTCGTGATCGAGTATCTGCACAAACGCCGCCGTCCCGTGGCGCCGGTGAGCCATCTGACCTACAAAATCGAAAACGGAAAGATTCGCCTCGGTTGGAAAAATCCCGACGACAAGGACTTCAAAGGAGTTTTCGTCATCAAAAACCCGTTCAGAAAACCGATCTCGCCCTACGACGGCGAGAAGCTCTACGGTGGGCCCGACAACTGGACCTACGACGACTTCGGCGCACTCGATGTGAAAAAGTATTACGCTCTTTTTACCTACGACGACGTTCCCAACTTCAGCGAGCCGGTCATTCTGGAGTATCTGCCGAAAAACCGTTAG